TCATCAGAGGCGGCGGCCAGCAGCTTCTCGCGGGCCAGGTCGGTGGCCAGTTGTTGCAGGAAATCTATATCTTCCTTATCCCACAAATCTTTCACCTCAGCTTTAAGCAAAGAGAGTATTTCATCTCGGAGCCGGTTCAGGTCGGGCATGTTACTCCTCCGTGGGTTTAGAGTTTAAGTTGGAAGTTGTGGTTTAAAGTTAATGATTTTCCTTCTCCAACTAAAACTAACAACTCATTTCACTCTGGCCTCGTCTACCAGTTGCTGAAACTTATCGGCCGTCTGGAGGCGGATCCGTTTGGTATCCGGGCTCAGCTGCGGATCTTGCTTAACGTAGTCTTGGTATTCCGGCAGAATAACCCTGGTATAGCCATCCACCGCCCTGACAAAGTCCTGATTGACACTACAGCCGCCAATTAAGACCAATCCCCACAACGCCAAAATCACCATGCACTTTTTCATTTTCTTACCTCCGTGTAGTACATACCTTGCTGCCGCCCGGCAGTTAAAACGGCCAGAGGCAAGCCATGCTCTATAACCTCCTTAATATTTGGTAACTCCTTATATCTTTTTGGGGCAGAAAGCTAATCAACCTGGTGCGGTTGTCAAAGATTTGTCAGCTGGGGATTATTAATCGCAAGAAAGAAGACAGCCTCCTAGCCGGTAACGAAGGGCTGCTAATACGGCTGACTTCTTAGAGGTTGGTTATATTTTGGTAGGCTGAAACGACTTGAACCAGTTCGAATCGGCCAAAACCACGGAAGTATCGATCTGTCTTTGGGGGATTGACCAGTATTGCTTTAACAACCGGTCCTTTTCAACCAGGGATACCAAGCAGAAGCCGTGTTTTTCATAGAATCGGATGGCCCAGGTGGCTGCCGCCCAGGTGCCGATCAGAATAGGGCGGTCGGCCTGTTGACGCAGGGCTGCCAGCAACTTCCCGCCGATCCCCTGCTTCTGCCTGGCGGTGCGGACATAGGCGTGTCGGATGAGGATGACATCCTGAACCGGTTGCAGACCCATCACCCCGAGTAATTGCCCTTCCTCTTCATAACCCCAAAACACTACCCCGGCCTCGATTTCGTGCTTTAGTTCATCTCTGGGCATATAGGGTATTTTCCAGCAATCCTCGGGGATAACGCCCTGATAGACTGTGGCCGCCTCGTTGATAATGGCGTAGATCATCTCAAAATCATGATGGTCGCAAGCCCTAATTATGGTTTTCATCACCGCTAAGCGTCAGGTCGTAAAGTTTGCCGGTGATTTAAAGGGTTAATTTGAGGGAAGGGCCAGGGGACCGTCGGGTCCCCCGCCCTCCCCTCAAGCTCCCCTCCCAACCCCCCTTAAGGGGTTGGGGGAGTGGGTTTGGGAGAGGGGTAAGGGTCTGGGACCCCTAGCCCCCCACTCCCAAGAGCTGTCTTTTCTGACCTGCGTAATAACTCTGATAGATTGCCTGACCCAAAATTCAAGCCTCCGCCAGGCGCCGGATAATTTCCGGGATCAGGGCGGTGGCCAGATGGGGGAGGGAACCACCGCCTAAGACCACTTGCAAGGGGATGCCGCACTCCGTGGAGACAAACAGCATCAGATCGCAGATCTCAAAGAAGGCCGGTTCGGTCAGCCCCAAGGAGCCGTAATCGTCACAATGGGTATCAAAACCAAAATACCAGACCAGGAGGTCAGGTTTAAACCCAGGGATCAAGGGCAGTTGGCGTCGCACCGCCTCGACATAGAGAGAATTTACCTGGGGCTGCCAGCCCAAACTATAGACGTCGATGTCGATCTTGGTGCCGTCTGAGGATTTATAGTTACTGCCACAGAAACAGAGGTGCAAGACCTCGGGGTCATCTTTGACCAGTTGCCGGGTGCCGTCGCCGTGGTGGGCATCGGTATCAACAATGGCAAAGCGCCGCCAGGGGCTGATGGATCGCACCTGGGTGAGGGCAATGACCACGTCATTAAAGCAGCAGGCCCCCCAGAACTGGCGGCGGCCGGCGTGATGGCCGCCGGCCCCGATAAAACAAAAGGCCCGGTCCAATTCGCCCCGGGCCAGGGCCTCCATGGCCGCCACTACTCCGCCCGCCGACTCATAGGCCGTGCTGCAGAAGGGATCCCGGGCCACCGCCGGGATCATGGCCGCATCATGCACCTTGAGGATCAGTTCTTCAGACACCCGGGGGGACTCAAACATTTGGACATTGGGCTTTTTGAGCAAATCCTCCAGGACTTCCGGAAAATCCCGCAGGCGATTACCGATGGTCATGTAACTCTTGCGACTGAACGAGGGATGATAATAGATGCCAATTTTTTTCATCGTCTTTCCATCTGGAGTCGGTCAGTGGGCAGGGTAAATTTTCTGTTACCTTGGTTCGTGGCGGTAATCGTTGGCCCGGCCTGGTTTTCTGGTTATACCATTTTCCCGATAATGGTAGGGGCGATGGAGCCGGTCGCCCCTTAATAGCTTAAGTACCGAAGCGCTCCCCCACCTTGGGTTGTTTGGCCTTGATAAATTCCTCCGCCTTGACCTTGCCTAAGTCTTTGGTACGGAAGCGCTGAATCTGCAGGGTACCGCCGCGGGCCGCCACCGTCAGGCCATTGGGGTTGACCTCCAGGATCTCGCCTGGGGTATGGCTGTG
The window above is part of the Deltaproteobacteria bacterium genome. Proteins encoded here:
- a CDS encoding GNAT family N-acetyltransferase: MIRACDHHDFEMIYAIINEAATVYQGVIPEDCWKIPYMPRDELKHEIEAGVVFWGYEEEGQLLGVMGLQPVQDVILIRHAYVRTARQKQGIGGKLLAALRQQADRPILIGTWAAATWAIRFYEKHGFCLVSLVEKDRLLKQYWSIPQRQIDTSVVLADSNWFKSFQPTKI
- a CDS encoding histone deacetylase gives rise to the protein MKKIGIYYHPSFSRKSYMTIGNRLRDFPEVLEDLLKKPNVQMFESPRVSEELILKVHDAAMIPAVARDPFCSTAYESAGGVVAAMEALARGELDRAFCFIGAGGHHAGRRQFWGACCFNDVVIALTQVRSISPWRRFAIVDTDAHHGDGTRQLVKDDPEVLHLCFCGSNYKSSDGTKIDIDVYSLGWQPQVNSLYVEAVRRQLPLIPGFKPDLLVWYFGFDTHCDDYGSLGLTEPAFFEICDLMLFVSTECGIPLQVVLGGGSLPHLATALIPEIIRRLAEA